In one Saccharibacillus brassicae genomic region, the following are encoded:
- a CDS encoding DeoR/GlpR family DNA-binding transcription regulator, translating into MKVRRLQEIEHYIHTRKNVTLDELCLIFDVSKNTIRRDINQILQSGSIEKVYGGVVSVTELIPFENRNVEYRDQKADIGRLAATYVEDHDLIFIDSGTTTCTMIEFLDPDKPLTILTNSLDVINGASGMPNVDLLVLGSTYKRKTRSFVGVDDARTLAKYNVNKAFLSATGVSLAHGLTNSDLLEHEIKKSIASRAQQRILLADPSKFGRSTLLTYAAFSDLDVLVTSEGLPDEYAEACRSHGIALRRA; encoded by the coding sequence ATGAAAGTTCGACGGCTTCAGGAAATCGAACACTATATCCATACCCGTAAAAACGTGACGCTGGACGAACTGTGCCTGATCTTCGACGTGTCCAAAAACACGATTCGGCGCGACATCAACCAAATTCTGCAAAGCGGCTCGATCGAAAAAGTGTACGGCGGCGTCGTATCGGTCACGGAACTGATTCCGTTCGAGAACCGCAACGTCGAATACCGCGACCAGAAAGCGGACATCGGACGACTTGCCGCCACCTACGTCGAAGATCACGACCTGATCTTTATCGACTCGGGCACGACGACGTGCACGATGATCGAATTTCTCGATCCGGACAAGCCGCTCACCATCCTGACGAACAGCCTCGACGTCATCAACGGAGCCTCCGGCATGCCGAACGTCGATTTGCTCGTGCTCGGCAGCACGTACAAGCGCAAGACCCGCTCGTTCGTCGGCGTGGACGACGCGCGGACGCTCGCCAAATACAACGTGAACAAAGCGTTCCTGTCCGCGACCGGCGTCAGTCTCGCCCACGGCCTGACCAATTCCGACCTGCTGGAACACGAGATCAAAAAGTCGATCGCAAGCCGCGCCCAGCAGCGCATCCTGCTGGCCGATCCGAGCAAATTCGGCCGCTCGACGCTGCTGACCTACGCCGCGTTCTCGGATCTCGACGTACTCGTCACGTCCGAAGGCCTGCCGGACGAGTACGCCGAAGCGTGCCGCAGCCACGGCATTGCGCTGCGGCGGGCTTGA